The DNA window tatggttcttcaaagaaaaacactaaacaaaaaaaaaaaaaaaaactagagtgTATAGAAAACAGTAAAAGCTTGAGGTTTGAAAGAGGTTTACAAACAGTAAACAGAAAAACACAGGAGACGGTAAGACGCAAACAGAGAGACCCAAACGAGAGCTGGCTTTCACTTACTTCTCTTCTTCCATCTTCTTCTTCATGATATCTCTCCTCCAGGCAGGCAATGAAGCCAGACGGGCCGCCTCTTCTTCAGCCTgtcacacacagagaacaaagaCAAACGGCTGCTGATCAGATCAGAACGGTTTTTAAGTTCATAGATCTTCATTTAGACACCCTGAAGATCATTTTGATATCACACGCTAAATGCGTGCTGCACATATTCACAATATAGCAAAGCCACTACTAAATTTACTTaagtgcagtttttatttttgggcaacTGAAACTTCACAAACGTACTGACACCCTACCTTTTGAACAATCTCTTGGTTATCATGCCACCAAAACACTAGAACATATTCCTTAAATGTACACAAAAAGACAGGTAGTGTGTGCACACAGTGTGAAAGGGATCTTCTTCCTCCATTCAGATGGTAACTATAGCCGTCTTCAGCTTCTCATTTCCCCTCCGAGCGGATCGATTACCTCGACTGCTACTGTGAAGCCACCATCATTGGTAACAGCCAGAGTATCTATGCAAACTAATCTGTgtcttaatatttcattattccCCTGGGAATTAtatgccaagaaaaaaaaaataaaaataaaaaaaaaaaataaatatatatatatattatataatatatatatataatataatatataatatatatatatataaatgcttgaCAGATCCTTTAAAGAAAGTTTAGAGGATGCAGCTGTGAATGATGAAAGGTAATTTCTTGCCACATAACAATCAGATCAAACAATTAGGTGTTCTTCCATCAATGCTTccattaataatgtataatattgctTCCCTTTACAATGTTGGACAATGACGTCAGATTTTGtctaataatttgaaaaatggaAATGACATTCTGTATCAGTTCAGGTAAAGAAAGCCTGTTCATAAAGAAGACTTTACAGAATCTATTGAAGAAAAAGGCAATCCATCGCTGTAGAGTTACTGagttgaaagaaaaataaaaaaaaaaaaaaaaaacaaaaactaaagttaaactccaccccaaaaccaaaattaaaacattatcaaCATACACccatccccatgtcgttccaaacccataaaaactttgttcgtcttcggaacacaatttaagatattttggatgaaaaccgggaggcttgagactgtccaatagactgccaagtaacttacactctcaaggtccaggaaagtatgaacaGCATCGTCAGaacagtccatctgccatcagtgattcaaccgtaacgttatgaagcgacgagaatactttttgtatgtgaagaaaacaaaaataacgactttattcaacaatttgtctcctctgtatctctccgcatcaccgtagcggcATTTTAGAGAATatacactcttctgtgtctgcTGTTccaaaaggatacattttctacgtgtatttactcTTTGatatgaatgaaaacagcgcatccctGTGGCGTGattgacacagaagagcataagctgcttgtgttcagctcatattctccaaaatggtgctacagtgatgcggagagacacagagtagacaaattgttgaataaagttgttatttttgatttctttgcgtacaaaaagtgttctcgtcgtttcataacgttacggttgaaccactgatggcagatagactGTTCTGAAGATGCtgttcatacttttctggaccttgagagtgtattttacttggcagtctatgtctatttcatccaaaatatcttaaattgtgttccgaagacaaacaaagtttttacggtttgggaacgacatgggggtaagtgattaatgacaaaattttcattgtggggtggagtatccctttaagaaagacACTGCCAGAGATATAAATCTACACATACAGAGAAATATAATGGTAAATATCCTGAACATATTTCACTTAgaatcaaaataatttatattttgcaaaaggTCAATAAACTCTATTTTTCAGGCCATTATACAtcgttacattattattatttatttttttatgataggtTCCCCTAAAACTGTCATTATGTATCCAGATCCAGTTTATTGGTAATTTCCATTAGACTCTTACTACTGAAACATGtctggaaacaacaacaacaacaacaacaacaacaacaacaacaacaataataataataataaaataataataaaagcataagggtaaggttaaaaaaacttaattttggttgtggaaatacaaacaaaaaaatttaattttggttGTGGAAATATGACCAGAAATATGGATCTGTGGGATTAACTCATTTGAATGTCTATGATATAACTGGAGAGCTGTCACCAAAAACATCTACTTTAACCTCAAACAACGCATACTACAGAACaaagtacatgtttttttttacatggttctTTAAATGCTTTCATGTGCTTGTGAAGTTGAAATCACACTACTGTCTGACTACTGCCCTGCCATCTTAAGGAAATGGCAGCTAAATGCCCTCTAAAACACAGCTTGAGCTTGACTCCAAAAATAGCTGTGATGTCATAGTTAACTCTCTAATTCTTATTGAACTTTTTAGCTTATTAAGTGCAAGGAAGCTGAACTTAAAGTTCATTATTTGTAGAGCAAGAATTACTGTTATAAGCAATACTAATAAGTCATTAAGTAAACACTGgccttttaaatatttgttcttaAAAAGaacaatcattttattaatattataataggaAATCACAAACGAAATTATTTAGACTGATTTAATCTTgtaaatatttctcaaaaaaaaaaaaaaagcaaaccatCAAACTGACACTTCACATATGGCTAGACAGATGAAACTGTAACAGCTGAACAATATAAATGTCAATGttaggtgtaaaaaaaaaaaaaaaaaaaaaaaactcttatgaATACCAATggcaataaaaacctttaaaaacaacattGCCAAAAACAACTGCAAATAAAAGACAACCAAACTGAAAGATAAACAAAACGTCAAGAATTCACATCCACAAATACATCATGCTtgaatgaaaagttaaaattCAGAAACTAAGTGTGTGTTCTTAAATAACTCAAAACACAGCAAGGACATGTTTCCTCTTATCCTAAACAATGATTCtgatattttccaaataattagGCAACATGCTTAGGGATGTGCCCGAATAGCGAATCCATATTCAGAAAGGCATGGAAAACGAATAATGTGTTCTACAgagccactaaagggacatggttagaCAGCTGCTAGCAGTAAGTAGTGTGGTAAGTAGTGCTGCTCCGTAGTAGAGTAGGCTACATTTGAATGTGaatattgaaagtgaaagtaaaaagcaaACGTGCATTCATAAGTGATCTCAATGTTCTGCATATTAATAATGGCTTCCTGATGCCCACAATTTATATACAGGATAATTACCCAACGATATAATTGTGAGAGaaagcactgaaatatatttttctcgtATATATCACGTATTTAATCCCTTTATGTGTGCTGTAGTACACGTCATTACCTTTCTGAATACCGGATTCGGGTACATCCCTAAGCAGATACAATTGTAAGTCATACAAATAATAGTTGACAATAGCTGAAAGTTACACAAGTCAaatggcttttttaaaataaatgaatcagaaagaattcaatcaataaaaaaaattataatttcaaaaatgATAAGAATACTTTCAAGCTCTTTGAACAGATGGATATGACTGTTCGAATGAATTAGCACGCCTAATGCCTGTGTGAATCTTTTGATTGTTTAAATCTTTAAAAGTTGATGTTCTGCTAAAACAGACTGTATATTTTCTGTCACTTCACCTTGTAAGATAAAGTGCtataattttttatgatatttctatgtatttattgttttatctgcATGATAgcaatttacaaaatacatttcacacCACTGCTTACAGCTGTTCGTAGGCTTTTATTTGCATGTGCATCTCTAAAGCTCTTCATGGCTATTAAACAAATAAGAGTAGCCAAATATTTCATTCTGTATGATGCTATGAACTTAGATTTCAAAACGAATAGAGCTCAACATTTGATCGCTTCTTTTGACAATCAAGATGCTTCTAGAAGTAAACTGCCTCCCTGATCTGCTGAACGCAAGCATTTATTCTGTGTCTCCTGATCATTTTGCGTTTCTTCCTTCAAATAATCTGACCTGATAAATCAGATGTCAAACATCTCAGCTTCCTTCTCTTTCCAAAAGGCAAAGCTTCGATCAATGTATCTAATAATTTCCTCATTGCTAAACTCTTTAAGCTCATAGATAAGCTTGATGGAGTCCTCATTGGGCTCCTCTTTAATATTTGCCGGGCCCTGTTTGTTCACAGTATGAATGCATGGGGCTTCTGTCTTGGGGCTTTCAGCTGCTTGTGTTACTATGTTTTCTGACTGTGGTGCATCCTGTGCTGCAACGTCATCATGTGATACTTGAACATCACTACTACtcttctgtatttctgtattgtGTATAATAGTTTCAGCTGAGTTCTCAGAAGTGCCCTGTTGGGTGGCCTTTGTAGAGTCATCTGAAGTTGGCCCTGGGTGTTCATTAGGGACTTCAGGTGGTGAAATACTTGTGAGACTTGCATCAGCTGGAGCCTCTTGCGATATGTTCACAGATGCCTGCAGAATCTCCGGAGGCAGAATGAGCTCAGCTGCTTCCAGCAGCCCGCCACCCTCCACAGAGTCACCGAAATACTTCACCTTGATATCTTCGAAGCCATCCGACCAATCACGTTTCCCGCTCTCAATGCTCTCCATGACCTCTCGGTGGAACTGGCGGATCACTTCCCACGGATGACTGCCCAGTCTGTCAAACATCTCGTAGCAAAGCAAGTGGCGAAACTTCCGTTCAGTACGCGACATATTCATCTCCAGAAGCTGGAAGTAGCCTAGCATGAAAAGGTCAAGGGTTAGACTCTCATATTGAACTGGAGATCCATTGATGTGGGGAAGGAAGTGCTCGGGCCAGTAGATCATCTGAGCTCGACTCAGTCTGCGGATTTGTCGGGTGGGCACCTGGCTCATAATGGTCCTCCAATGGCCAAGAAGATTTCCCACCACCTGTCTCTGTTTCATGAAATACAGCAGCTGGTCATCCTCCATTTGCATGGTGGCATCTGGCTTAGCTAGGTTGTGATAATATAGGGAATGGGAGTCATTCTCCTCGACACTCAGAGTCTTCCCTCTTCCTGAGCACTTGTAGGATTCAGTCATCGTGTACTTTCTCCAGTGCTCTAGGAATAGAAACACAATCCTCTCCTTTCGCATCTCAATGCACTCCTGGACGTAGCTCAGGTCTGTCTGCACCTCTAGACTGCGGGTGAGATGCTCTGGGGTTAGTGGATTTGTGGGGTGGTCATATTGCTCCGGTGCAGATGGTCCAGGCCCAGTGTATGTCAAAGATGCATAGGACTGTGTTATAGGTTCTTCATTCACCAAAGGTAAATTCAAATCTTGATCTATTGGTGACCCATCTCCAGCTTGCGAGTGGCTCTCACTTAGAGAGAACAGCAACTCGTCCTCCAGGATGGGCTCTGAGGGGTAGCTGCATTCACTTACCGCTGGCAAGGACCTTGTGCGTTTGTATATGCAGTTTGTTTTGTTGTCCTCGTACTTTGACTGGCTATGTATTTCGTAATTGGCTTTCAGGTTCTTCACAGACACGCCACACTGCTTAATCTCCTTCTCCACCTCCTCTCGAGTGGAGAATGATTGCGATCGGCCAATGCTCCCAGAATTTGAGATCCCTGTCTGGCCCTTTCCACTCTTCAGGCCTTCATACGTATATCCCTCATTGATCAGTTCCAGAATGTCGATCTCCTTTCCGCCCAAAGTGGCGAGCAGAATGGCCATGCTTTTGAGCAGCGTGGAGATCTTGCTGCACCAGGCAGGCAGGTCTTCTGCTTGCCCATGAACCTGTTTGGGGTTGACAGAGAAGTGGTCTTGGTTCAAGGCTGCAGACACAGGTAGGAGTTGCTTCAACTCTTGCTCCAGCTGCTCCAGCTCTTTCTCCACCTCTGTCACTTTGTGCATGACCTGGAGGTTCTCGATCTGCTTCTCAATGCGGATGAGGTCATCCTCTGTCATGAGTTCTCCAAATGGACCCAGTATAGCATTGTGCACGTGTGAATAATGCCAGTCTTGGGCTTGATAGTATCCACTGGCAGCAAACTAAAGTAGGTTCAGAGGAGGATATAGAAGGGAACAAAAACAGAGGTGGGGTGCTCTTCAGCCTGTGGATCCAGTGCGTTACATACACGCATTTAAAGCCTCTTCACCCCAAACGTTTTAAACTTTACATGAATTTAGTGGTGTGATGATACTGCCTTGTTTTGACTGAGTTGCCTTTACTTGCAAAAGAAgcttcaggtaaaaaaaaaaaaaaactgagtatgGAAAGACAGCTCATTTGTCTTAGAAATGTATTGTCTGAGTTTTTGTTAGGgtctattaaatatattaaaatactttggGTAACTTCAAAATGATTGCCTATGGTCACAATCAGTGACATGCTAgtgaatattataaacaataatttcAATGCAATCCTCAGTTCATAAAAAAGGAACAATAACTAAAAatttcagtaaaacaaaaaataaaggtacaaaagctgtcactggggtggtaccttttcaaaaggtaaaattttgttcctattaggttctaatatgtacactttaagtactaatatgcctttaaggtaccaaaatggaccctttaggtataaaaaatgtactttttgaaaaggtaccaccccagttacagcttttgtacctttatttctgagagtgtatgtagTAGGCATCGGGCCAATGGGtttaaaagttcatatttttgtaaaagcaCTCGACTTTCTCATTAAAAATGGTTGCTACTTCAGCCATAAAGCTATACAGAGTTACAAGTTACCAGCCGAATATTTTTGGATGGAGTATGCATAACTCAGCTCCATgtaaacactttttgtttttgagttgatATATGATGTCActtttttataagtgtttttacAGTACATTCCCAATCAGTTTTTCAAACTGAGGACAgtgctaaatgtatttattgtaaattcCACAGCCTGCCACAGATGCTGTCCATATAGACATTCATTTGAAAATTACCCAGAAGTTTCCTATAAATGTGAAATTCATGTGTACTTTATCTGTCAATTATAATTGACTTGACTATATGCACCtgatctaaaacaaaaaacaaaaacaaaaaaaaaaaaaatactgagaaactTTCAGGACGTTAACAAGATGACGGTATAAGATTATATGAAGGtgtaagattaaaaataaagCGCTTAATTAGTGGAATGAGCAAGACGACCAACTGCACTTCATGCTGTAAGCTCCAGTTGCAGTGTGAAGGGGCTTTGCATCACACCACTGAATCCCCATGTAAAAACTTAGAGCTGTCGTGCACCATCGCCAGTAAGCCACATTCAACTAATACTTCCTTAGTAAATGTCAAACACACTTAGGCTTGTCTTGAGATGGTCACAACAGCCCCAAATTAAACACTGCATCACTCAACACAGAGTATAGGAAAAGCCAACCAAATGTCACACTGCAAAACATTCACTTGAAACCCTACCTAAGATGACACCCAGACCAAAACTGAAGATTGagctttatttttagcttttagaTCGAGTCTTTCTTTACCATAAACTGAAAACCTGAAAACTGAGCAGTAATATTAAACTCTTAAAGGCCTAGTTTTACAAATCAGAGCCAACTGTAACATGTGATTGTTTTAGCAGCTATTTGACTTTGCAGTCAAGTACATACCAGAGGGATACACGAATATATgttcacaataaataaacataaagtaGCCAGTAAAAGTGATTTAATAATGCCATCTAAGGCGAGAGTGAGTAATCTGGCCCAATTTACTGGTGCATGCTGTCATATCAAAAACAATGTTCCCTAGACAAAATATATACAACTATACTACTCACACAATATTAGTGAGTCATTGACAAATGATATCTCATCCAAACACTAATTCTCCATCCTTGCATCTATTAACAACAAATTTCTAAGATTTATGTGCTGACAATTTCTGCTAATCTGAACatgtatttatgaaaaaattcAGAGTTGCATAAATGTCTGCTCATTCACACAACACTGCTTTATACAATTTCCCATTCATGGAGAAGTGACAGATCACACACATCGCTTTTCCAATTAGCAGATCTTGCATATAGTTTTCAAAAGAAGTTGGTTTGATGCATATGGACTATAATGTATTGCAATAATCAGTTTTGGGGGTTACGCATTACACAATTTCCggcaatattatatattatatatgaactgacttaactgactgttttctattgtccttttgcattatcagcacacgtttttttctgttaaacactgtaaagctgctttgaaacacactttattgcataaagtgctatataaataaaagtgactaaaAGAAGTGTGTACACTCAAAACTCACCATGCAGACACCCACTGCTCCGCTATCCTCCATGTAGACAGATCAAACCTCAATTTCACAGCTACAATTTACATTTGAAATCATGAGCAGTTTTAAAATCTAAAGAGGTGATACTATAGCTCACACTTCTAGGACTACAGGAGGATAGTGCTGATGTCAGAAGCTGAGAAAATGCACTCATTTCCATTTAATGGCAAAAGTTACATTGTTAGAGTTAATTTTtataaacaccacacacaacatttaacaaacaatttGAGATTGGCTATGTTCAGAAGGGAATACTATCTTAAATATGGTAATTTTGtattctaaaattaaatattatataacacgTCATAACTTGTTATAGAAGCCCAGTCAAATAAGGCAAGACATTTTCAAGCACCTTATATTAATGTAATTCATCACAATTGAAATGGAAAGTCAAGTGAGGTGCATTCTGTGTATAAAGACaatttgcatactgtgcacagaaTATATCTACTGCAGATACAGTAGTACgttagtatgctattctgaacatagcGATTATTTAACATGCTTAAGGACCCCAGAAATGCCTTCACAGTTTTCTCTCCTGTGTTGATGGATATCCTACTGAAACTCCTACTGAGTTTATCCCATGTTTAAAATAATAGCCAATACTATATAGTTTACAAAACATCCCGAAAAAAATCCACAGCTTGTAAAGTTAACAAAAGAATGAAGACTCTATCAGAATGAATAAATATACCAGCAGCTTTCTTTGTAACCAATTAATGGTTGGTAAAGCATATGGAAAATCAATGCAACCAAAGACCATTCACATTTTCGATTAGAGAACACaaatcactattaactagttacttattagcatgcacattaCTAGGATACTAGCTGTTTATCAGTAATTATAAAGTACATTAATGTATCAcaatattctagatcccttaaccctacccaatacctaaaggAATTTATTCAGGAAAGGGTTATTAAGGAAAACtcttaatagtgaatatgtgttccctaatctaaagtgttaccagacaCACAGACGAACTATGATGAAAGACTATTTTTGTGCGTGCATATACATTTTGTCAGCTCTTAGGAATATACTAGCATATAAATGACCTTAAACAGATGGATTGATTCCGTGGGGTCTTTAAGTATGTTATGAAGCTGTGATTTGAAAGCTTTTGTTAAAGTGACTAAATGTTGAAATCTGGATAAGAGATGCACTGCCTCAGCTTCTGTTTAAACCTCCCAACTGTTTCACTGCTCACCTTTCTCTTgttctcttcctcctcctgcaTCTTCACTTGTAGTTTCCTCACCATCACCTGTCTCTTCCACTCTGGGATAGGTCGGCCCTGCTCATCATGTGTGGGCACCAGACTCTCAACATCCACCACGCTGGACTTGCCCTGGACAGCAGGAGTATTTCCATTGACGGCAGTTGTGAGCTTCTCACTGCTCTGTGAGGTGGAGTGGTTCTGGGGCGAGCCACCGCTGGTCGTGGGAGTGGGTGGTGTGGGTGGACAGACAGGCGGTGGAGATTGTGGCTTTGCAGATTGGGTGTTGTTGGGCTGGGGTTTTGGCAGAGGCTCTGGCGGCGATGACGGACGTTCCCCCTTAATATGTGAAAACAGTCAATCAGAATAGAATGTTCCAGAAGAAAATATAGATATGGTCACAGCtggcttgaaaaaaataaaaataaaacactcttcAATGGCTCTTCTTAGCATCTAAAGATCAGCAAATAATTCTCATCTTCTAAAGAATCAGGTTCACTTGCAATGAGGATAAACATTATCTGTGTCGATTAATGTGTCTTTGGCTgtataaatgtcattgttttttacAATAAACAATCTTGTGAAGTTTGCTATTGGTCTCCAGTGCAAATCTAGTTGAGAACCTCTGCTCTACTTATCAAGAACCTTGATTCTTTTTGCCATTATAGTATGATTGTGTTCATAGTGTTCtggaatttattcaaaattgctaataataaatatcaattatGTCTATCAAACTCATAATTACAAGTTTGCCATTCAGAATATAAAAACTCTGATTTATCCCACTGTGATGTCATAGATTTAAACTTATCTGGTGCTCTTTATTAGGCCTTCAATATAGAGAACATAGATGAGAATAATTATCATAAACAGAGACATTTTGTACTTATGATACTTGCAGTTGCTACTCACCataaaatttagaagaaaaaaaatagtttgactctttgttaaacaaaaataatttacataagcAACCACAGAACTTTCAGAGTTCTTGCCttatttatttcttgaaattatGCTCTTCTGTCATTTCCTCAATTATGTAACTTTAATAAATTGTGCTATTGTATTTCAGCAGCACCAATAACCGAATTACACAATCCTCACACTGGACTGCCTGAATTATCCTGCACAATGGATTTCACTGAGCTGCACTCTTATAATGCTCCAAACTGCAGCTCTAAAATCTTAAACTAATTTTGTTTAGGAATTatttcatcatgttttttttgtggcttattgttatatattgttatatatgaCATTTCTAATAATCAAAGACTGCATGTAGACAACCGCTATAACTCATTTCATGAgacaaaatacttttaatttatgaGATTTACCATTAGAAATTTACATAAAGCTCAAAACAAGCTCATAAgttaaacattacaataataacaatgttCTTTACAGACTTCAGAAAATTCACCCTCATACGTTAAGGCACTCCAAGAAATGTTTTCTCATCATAGGTAAGAACTAAATTTGTGAAAGTAAGGGAGCGTGACCTACATTGTCCGCCGCTGTGCCGCTGTTAGAGAAGACGGTCGTGTAGCCTTTACTTTGAGGGGTTGGCTTCAGTTTTGGCCCAGCTTTAATTTCGGCCAGAAGCTCAGAATTATCTCCAGTGGGGGACATCATGTTGAAGGATTTATTGCCTGAGATAAAGACAGAGGGAAACTGAGccaggatggatggatgcatgaagagaaagagagagacacaccGGACAGGCTTCTCccctaaatatttaattcaatgcatttaaacaaatgtCTAAAGCAGTCAGTAACTCATTTGATGGTACTAAATAGTTACTAATGAAATGAATCCACTCACTGGATGAAGTATAAAAAATAAGGAAGACTAAGGTAAAGGTCAATCTGAGAACACATGAACAAAGGAAAAAGAACAGGCCTTTGTTGAAGTTTCATccatcaaaatgattttaaatctaCAACATATTTGATTGCTCTGACCACTGCTATGTATAgaacaatacaataatatttctAATTCTTTACAGCAAATTTGGTGAATTTGACCAAAAGGATGATATTGGCTGGCAAATGAGGACAAATtggattttatgattttatgactTGTGATGTGAAAATATGGAACTTATTCAATTAAAGATTGTTATATAACATAATCTACTTGACCAAAAGTGGCCTCTGCTCTTTACGTTTTAGTGTAATAATACATTACAGTGCCAGGAAACAAAGGGTTGCTGCACCCAGAGTCTAATAACAATCTCTAAACAATCCATTTTGCTGCTTTAACATGATTTTATCcactttatatttacaaatgtatgcaaattcaataaaaacacttaaattaagGTGTAAAAAGTGACTCACGTGTAACCACAATTTGTAATCCACCAAAAGACtttctaaatataaatgattactGATAGCTACAGGTATAAATACAGCATAAATCTACCCTGCAGAAAAcccctcaaaaaataaatatatgaattaaaaaataaatacataaaatatatatatatatttttaattttttaaatgtgtaactaCTCAATCTTTTAACATAATGCCTTTTCTTCTTCAGTGTATGGACTGAAATAAactatataacaatattatatgaaataataaaagaaatctaCATCACctgttgtttttgatttaaatctCCAGAGTGTCCCGTAACAGATGTGCTATTGTTTTGTCATAGCTGTGGTCATGAAAATGTCTTCTCAGACTGAGAGAAGCCGTTTAGATCTACAACCCCCTGATTCAAACTATCCTCTCCTCCCGCAAGAACAAAAACCACCGCGTTTGCTTACTGCCGGTGGAAGTCTGAACGGATCAGCAGTAATCAACTCTGACAAGAGACGGCTGCCAAATTGGAGCTGACCTCACGTCCTCTCCTCACTCTCACTGACCCTCCTCCGATCAGCTGCCTCCAGCTCCAGCTCTCCAACTCACAGCCAGGT is part of the Cyprinus carpio isolate SPL01 chromosome A8, ASM1834038v1, whole genome shotgun sequence genome and encodes:
- the LOC122145968 gene encoding espin-like protein → MTEDDLIRIEKQIENLQVMHKVTEVEKELEQLEQELKQLLPVSAALNQDHFSVNPKQVHGQAEDLPAWCSKISTLLKSMAILLATLGGKEIDILELINEGYTYEGLKSGKGQTGISNSGSIGRSQSFSTREEVEKEIKQCGVSVKNLKANYEIHSQSKYEDNKTNCIYKRTRSLPAVSECSYPSEPILEDELLFSLSESHSQAGDGSPIDQDLNLPLVNEEPITQSYASLTYTGPGPSAPEQYDHPTNPLTPEHLTRSLEVQTDLSYVQECIEMRKERIVFLFLEHWRKYTMTESYKCSGRGKTLSVEENDSHSLYYHNLAKPDATMQMEDDQLLYFMKQRQVVGNLLGHWRTIMSQVPTRQIRRLSRAQMIYWPEHFLPHINGSPVQYESLTLDLFMLGYFQLLEMNMSRTERKFRHLLCYEMFDRLGSHPWEVIRQFHREVMESIESGKRDWSDGFEDIKVKYFGDSVEGGGLLEAAELILPPEILQASVNISQEAPADASLTSISPPEVPNEHPGPTSDDSTKATQQGTSENSAETIIHNTEIQKSSSDVQVSHDDVAAQDAPQSENIVTQAAESPKTEAPCIHTVNKQGPANIKEEPNEDSIKLIYELKEFSNEEIIRYIDRSFAFWKEKEAEMFDI